In Panthera leo isolate Ple1 chromosome F3, P.leo_Ple1_pat1.1, whole genome shotgun sequence, one genomic interval encodes:
- the UTP25 gene encoding U3 small nucleolar RNA-associated protein 25 homolog isoform X2 translates to MDDDDGESDVTVEEETAPESAEVQESPPDPQGKGGDGPLGTSQESSEEFTDAKHESLFSLETNFLEEESGGTCSLNASQDPFLQHVNKELKEKEIQAVATNSKTTHQLKWPILGQLVFSSKFQKLETFKPSKDIDLKSLHLQKPLESTWTKTNSQFLSGSPKSSSPFTPLQKELFLIMNSYRDLFYPERTALKNGEEIRHVYCLHVINHVLKANAQVLGNNSRRRSQKLGVGDDDDFRDQGLTRPKVLIVVPFREAALRVVQLFISLLEGDSKKKIIVSNKKRFKGEYGSDPEERPPNLKRPEDYEAVFVGNIDDHFRIGVAILQRSIRLYAPFYSSDILIASPLGLRTIIGGEGEKKRDFDFLSSIELLIIDQADIYLMQNWEHVLHLMNHMNLLPLDSHGVDFSRVRMWSLNNWSKYYRQTLLFGALQDAQINSVFNKYCVNLQGQVAVRNVPMTGSISHVLVQLPHVFQRMEAENLASVIDDRFNFLVNKILPQYRDAVMSHTLIYVPSYFDFVRLRNYFKKEELNFTHICEYTPKSGVSRARHFFLQGEKQFLLLTERFHFYKRYTIKGIRNLIFYELPTYPHFYSEVCNMLRATSRGEEATWTCTVLYSKYDAQRLAAVVGVERAAQMLQSHKNVHLFITGER, encoded by the exons ATggacgatgatgatggtgaaaGTGATGTCACCGTGGAGGAAGAGACAGCGCCCGAGTCTGCCGAAGTGCAGGAGA GTCCTCCTGACCCTCAGGGAAAAGGTGGGGATGGGCCACTTGGCACATCACAAGAATCCTCCGAGGAGTTTACAGATGCAAAACACGAGTCACTCTTCAGCCTGGAAACCAATTTTCTTGAAGAGGAGAGTGGAGGCACGTGTTCTCTGAATGCATCACAAG ATCCATTTCTACAGCATGTGaacaaagaactgaaagaaaaagaaattcaagctgTTGCCACAAATTCCAAAACTACTCACCAGCTGAAA TGGCCCATATTGGGCCAGCTTGTCTTTTCATCGAAGTTTCAGAAGTTGGAAACATTTAAACCATCAAAGGACATTGACTTAAAGTCACTTCATCTCCAGAAGCCTCTGGAATCCACCTGGACCAAGACCAATAGCCAGTTCCTCTCTGGTTCCCCTAAATCAAGTAGCCCCTTCACACCCCTCCAGAAAGAGCTCTTCCTAATTATGAATTCTTACCGGGACCTTTTCTACCCAGAAAGGACCGCCCTGAAGAATGGGGAGGAGATCCGCCATGTGTACTGCTTGCATGTAATAAATCATGTCCTCAAAGCCAACGCCCAGGTGCTTGGTAACAATAGCAGACGCCGCAGCCAGAAACTTGGGGTGGGTGACGATGATGACTTCAGAGACCAAGGGCTAACAAGGCCGAAG GTGCTGATAGTGGTGCCCTTCCGGGAAGCTGCTCTACGGGTGGTCCAGCTCTTCATCAGCCTCCTCGAGGGCGacagcaagaagaaaataattgtgaGCAATAAAAAGAGGTTTAAGGGAGAGTATGGCTCAGATCCTGAGGAGAGACCACCCAACCTGAAGAGGCCTGAGGATTATGAAGCTGTGTTTGTCGGCAACATCGATGACCACTTTCGGATCG GAGTGGCAATCCTTCAGAGGAGCATCCGACTGTATGCCCCCTTTTACTCCTCCGACATCCTCATTGCCTCCCCGCTGGGCTTGAGGACCATCATtggtggagaaggagagaagaagagagattttGACTTTTTGTCTTCTATTGAGCTTCTCATCATTGATCAAGCTGACATTTACCTGATGCAGAACTGGGAGCATGTCCTG CATTTGATGAACCACATGAACCTACTGCCATTGGATTCACATGGGGTGGACTTCTCTCGAGTGAGGATGTGGAGCCTCAATAATTGGTCCAAGTATTATCGCCAGACACTGCTTTTCGGGGCCCTGCAGGATGCCCAGATCAACTCCGTGTTCAACAAGTACTGTGTCAATCTGCAAGGCCAG GTGGCTGTGAGGAACGTTCCAATGACAGGCTCCATCAGCCATGTCCTGGTGCAGCTTCCACATGTCTTCCAGAGGATGGAAGCTGAAAACCTAGCTTCAGTGATTGATGACAG GTTTAACTTTTTGGTGAACAAGATTTTGCCTCAGTATCGTGATGCAGTCATGTCTCACACGCTCATCTATGTCCCCTCCTACTTTGACTTTGTGCGCCTCCGAAATTACTTCAAGAAGGAAGAACTGAACTTCACCCACATCTGCGAGTACACCCCGAAGTCTGGTGTCTCCAGGGCCAGACACTTCTTCCTTCAAGGAGAGAAGCAGTTTCTGCTCCTCACAGAACGCTTCCATTTCTACAAAAG GTATACCATAAAAGGGATCAGGAACCTGATTTTCTATGAACTGCCAACATATCCCCACTTCTACAGTGAAGTCTGTAACATGCTGAGAGCCACCAGCAGAGGAGAGGAAGCCACCTGGACTTGCACTGTCCTCTACTCCAAGTACGACGCCCAGAGGTTGGCTGCTGTGGTTGGCGTGGAGCGGGCTGCGCAGATGCTGCAGTCCCACAAGAACGTCCACCTCTTCATTACCGGAGAAAGATGA
- the UTP25 gene encoding U3 small nucleolar RNA-associated protein 25 homolog isoform X1, which translates to MGKRGSRSQSQLLNTLTKKQKKHLRDFGEEHPFYDRVSGKEAKPQIYQPSESSDTSGSESEAESEPEQVSGYHRLLATLKNVSEEEEEEEEVEEDSAVDEAEMDDDDGESDVTVEEETAPESAEVQESPPDPQGKGGDGPLGTSQESSEEFTDAKHESLFSLETNFLEEESGGTCSLNASQDPFLQHVNKELKEKEIQAVATNSKTTHQLKWPILGQLVFSSKFQKLETFKPSKDIDLKSLHLQKPLESTWTKTNSQFLSGSPKSSSPFTPLQKELFLIMNSYRDLFYPERTALKNGEEIRHVYCLHVINHVLKANAQVLGNNSRRRSQKLGVGDDDDFRDQGLTRPKVLIVVPFREAALRVVQLFISLLEGDSKKKIIVSNKKRFKGEYGSDPEERPPNLKRPEDYEAVFVGNIDDHFRIGVAILQRSIRLYAPFYSSDILIASPLGLRTIIGGEGEKKRDFDFLSSIELLIIDQADIYLMQNWEHVLHLMNHMNLLPLDSHGVDFSRVRMWSLNNWSKYYRQTLLFGALQDAQINSVFNKYCVNLQGQVAVRNVPMTGSISHVLVQLPHVFQRMEAENLASVIDDRFNFLVNKILPQYRDAVMSHTLIYVPSYFDFVRLRNYFKKEELNFTHICEYTPKSGVSRARHFFLQGEKQFLLLTERFHFYKRYTIKGIRNLIFYELPTYPHFYSEVCNMLRATSRGEEATWTCTVLYSKYDAQRLAAVVGVERAAQMLQSHKNVHLFITGER; encoded by the exons GGTttcaggaaaggaagcaaaaccaCAGATTTATCAACCG TCAGAGAGTTCAGATACTTCAGGTTCTGAAAGTGAAGCGGAGAGCGAACCAGAGCAAGTTTCTGGGTACCACAGACTACTCGCCACATTAAAGAATGtttcagaggaagaggaggaggaggaagaagtggaAGAAGACAGTGCTGTAGATGAGGCAGAAATggacgatgatgatggtgaaaGTGATGTCACCGTGGAGGAAGAGACAGCGCCCGAGTCTGCCGAAGTGCAGGAGA GTCCTCCTGACCCTCAGGGAAAAGGTGGGGATGGGCCACTTGGCACATCACAAGAATCCTCCGAGGAGTTTACAGATGCAAAACACGAGTCACTCTTCAGCCTGGAAACCAATTTTCTTGAAGAGGAGAGTGGAGGCACGTGTTCTCTGAATGCATCACAAG ATCCATTTCTACAGCATGTGaacaaagaactgaaagaaaaagaaattcaagctgTTGCCACAAATTCCAAAACTACTCACCAGCTGAAA TGGCCCATATTGGGCCAGCTTGTCTTTTCATCGAAGTTTCAGAAGTTGGAAACATTTAAACCATCAAAGGACATTGACTTAAAGTCACTTCATCTCCAGAAGCCTCTGGAATCCACCTGGACCAAGACCAATAGCCAGTTCCTCTCTGGTTCCCCTAAATCAAGTAGCCCCTTCACACCCCTCCAGAAAGAGCTCTTCCTAATTATGAATTCTTACCGGGACCTTTTCTACCCAGAAAGGACCGCCCTGAAGAATGGGGAGGAGATCCGCCATGTGTACTGCTTGCATGTAATAAATCATGTCCTCAAAGCCAACGCCCAGGTGCTTGGTAACAATAGCAGACGCCGCAGCCAGAAACTTGGGGTGGGTGACGATGATGACTTCAGAGACCAAGGGCTAACAAGGCCGAAG GTGCTGATAGTGGTGCCCTTCCGGGAAGCTGCTCTACGGGTGGTCCAGCTCTTCATCAGCCTCCTCGAGGGCGacagcaagaagaaaataattgtgaGCAATAAAAAGAGGTTTAAGGGAGAGTATGGCTCAGATCCTGAGGAGAGACCACCCAACCTGAAGAGGCCTGAGGATTATGAAGCTGTGTTTGTCGGCAACATCGATGACCACTTTCGGATCG GAGTGGCAATCCTTCAGAGGAGCATCCGACTGTATGCCCCCTTTTACTCCTCCGACATCCTCATTGCCTCCCCGCTGGGCTTGAGGACCATCATtggtggagaaggagagaagaagagagattttGACTTTTTGTCTTCTATTGAGCTTCTCATCATTGATCAAGCTGACATTTACCTGATGCAGAACTGGGAGCATGTCCTG CATTTGATGAACCACATGAACCTACTGCCATTGGATTCACATGGGGTGGACTTCTCTCGAGTGAGGATGTGGAGCCTCAATAATTGGTCCAAGTATTATCGCCAGACACTGCTTTTCGGGGCCCTGCAGGATGCCCAGATCAACTCCGTGTTCAACAAGTACTGTGTCAATCTGCAAGGCCAG GTGGCTGTGAGGAACGTTCCAATGACAGGCTCCATCAGCCATGTCCTGGTGCAGCTTCCACATGTCTTCCAGAGGATGGAAGCTGAAAACCTAGCTTCAGTGATTGATGACAG GTTTAACTTTTTGGTGAACAAGATTTTGCCTCAGTATCGTGATGCAGTCATGTCTCACACGCTCATCTATGTCCCCTCCTACTTTGACTTTGTGCGCCTCCGAAATTACTTCAAGAAGGAAGAACTGAACTTCACCCACATCTGCGAGTACACCCCGAAGTCTGGTGTCTCCAGGGCCAGACACTTCTTCCTTCAAGGAGAGAAGCAGTTTCTGCTCCTCACAGAACGCTTCCATTTCTACAAAAG GTATACCATAAAAGGGATCAGGAACCTGATTTTCTATGAACTGCCAACATATCCCCACTTCTACAGTGAAGTCTGTAACATGCTGAGAGCCACCAGCAGAGGAGAGGAAGCCACCTGGACTTGCACTGTCCTCTACTCCAAGTACGACGCCCAGAGGTTGGCTGCTGTGGTTGGCGTGGAGCGGGCTGCGCAGATGCTGCAGTCCCACAAGAACGTCCACCTCTTCATTACCGGAGAAAGATGA